A region of Ferruginibacter albus DNA encodes the following proteins:
- a CDS encoding YtxH domain-containing protein, translated as MNAAKTVTGILAAAAVGAAIGVLFAPDKGYKTRKRLMRKGNDFKDTLTDKINDFVDDITEQYENMKTQASDLMETGKGKANATKAESKNHVHSMS; from the coding sequence ATGAATGCAGCAAAAACCGTTACAGGAATATTAGCCGCAGCCGCAGTTGGCGCAGCTATAGGTGTTTTATTTGCACCTGACAAAGGTTATAAAACCAGGAAAAGATTGATGAGAAAAGGAAATGATTTTAAGGATACCCTTACAGATAAAATAAATGATTTTGTAGATGACATTACGGAACAATATGAAAACATGAAAACACAGGCATCTGACCTTATGGAAACAGGTAAAGGCAAAGCAAATGCTACTAAAGCCGAATCAAAAAATCATGTACATTCTATGTCATAA
- a CDS encoding FIST signal transduction protein — translation MKIQQHKFSKAKGWEVIRDGQFDPALSNFIIVFGSTELLSDKTVYDEIRSIYPNATILLNSTAGEIIDTQVNDDSISLTAILLEKTTIKTAIIQVQHEQDSFTAGKALAMQLDPNDLRNVLVIADGQKVNGSDLVDGLQSSLPKEVIITGGLAGDGARFAKTVIGLNEAPLEGRVAAIGFYGNNITINYGSVGGWDSFGHERLITKAKQNVLYELDNKPALDIYKKYLGDYAKDLPLSGLLFPLSIRNEDYNSSLVRTILAVNEEDKSLTFAGNMPEGSYARLMTANFDRLIEGASNAAQKTMDGNKKKPDLALLISCVGRKIVLNQRIEEEVEVVRNIYGNETAITGFYSYGEICPSLDEKCDLHNQTMTITTLTEE, via the coding sequence ATGAAAATACAACAGCACAAGTTTTCAAAAGCCAAAGGCTGGGAAGTTATTCGTGATGGACAATTTGATCCAGCGCTTAGTAATTTTATAATAGTATTTGGAAGTACGGAACTTCTCTCCGATAAAACGGTATATGATGAAATTAGAAGCATTTATCCTAATGCAACAATTTTATTGAACTCTACCGCCGGCGAAATTATTGATACCCAGGTAAATGACGATTCTATTTCGCTTACTGCCATTCTGCTGGAAAAAACCACCATTAAAACAGCTATTATACAGGTGCAACATGAGCAAGATAGTTTTACTGCAGGTAAAGCACTTGCTATGCAATTGGATCCTAACGACCTGAGAAATGTATTGGTAATTGCCGATGGACAAAAAGTAAACGGAAGTGACCTGGTGGACGGCTTACAAAGTTCTTTACCAAAAGAAGTGATCATTACAGGTGGCTTAGCCGGCGATGGCGCCCGTTTTGCAAAAACCGTTATCGGTTTGAATGAAGCACCATTGGAAGGTAGAGTTGCTGCTATCGGTTTTTATGGTAACAACATCACTATTAATTATGGAAGTGTAGGAGGATGGGATTCTTTTGGTCATGAAAGATTGATCACTAAAGCGAAACAAAATGTTTTGTACGAATTAGACAATAAACCGGCGCTGGATATTTATAAAAAATATTTAGGGGATTATGCAAAAGATCTTCCTTTATCAGGACTATTGTTCCCGTTAAGCATACGTAACGAAGATTATAACAGTTCACTGGTAAGAACAATATTGGCCGTGAACGAAGAAGATAAGAGCTTAACCTTTGCAGGCAATATGCCGGAAGGTTCTTATGCCCGTTTAATGACAGCTAATTTTGATCGTTTAATTGAAGGCGCCTCCAACGCTGCACAAAAAACAATGGACGGTAATAAGAAAAAACCGGACCTGGCTTTATTGATCAGCTGTGTTGGAAGAAAAATAGTATTGAATCAGCGTATAGAAGAAGAAGTAGAAGTGGTAAGGAATATATACGGTAATGAAACAGCCATAACAGGTTTTTATTCTTATGGCGAAATATGCCCTTCTCTTGACGAGAAATGTGATCTGCACAATCAAACGATGACAATAACTACTCTTACAGAAGAATAA
- a CDS encoding sensor histidine kinase codes for MAIYNKLLLRQAQKYLGNLDNISEELQAFLKAVNESYDHYEKDHHLLERSIELSSEEMIELNQQLRKETEGLKKAHQELKETEKIRLEKTLDAQKIKQLREISEAVIAAQEKERSNLAAELHDNINQILGASRLYIDTAINNEEVRLNLIKESKLFLDNAMEEIRYLSRTLLPPRLSQTSLVEALNDMIKNIKMVDKLEIITDWEHLDESAMCEQMKLSIFRIIQEQLNNIFKHAQATTVIIEITQHDGLQLSIKDNGIGFNTSEKRNGIGLQNIISRTNLFNGEVVINSAPGEGCELLISFNRQVENVPKKIAS; via the coding sequence ATGGCTATCTATAATAAACTTTTATTACGGCAAGCCCAAAAGTATCTTGGAAACCTGGATAACATTTCTGAGGAGTTGCAGGCGTTTTTAAAAGCGGTTAATGAGTCATACGATCATTATGAAAAAGACCATCATTTATTAGAACGCTCTATTGAATTAAGCTCTGAAGAAATGATCGAGTTGAACCAGCAGTTGCGTAAGGAAACAGAAGGATTAAAGAAAGCGCACCAGGAATTAAAAGAAACCGAAAAGATACGATTAGAAAAAACATTAGATGCTCAAAAAATAAAGCAGTTACGCGAAATCTCTGAAGCCGTAATTGCTGCGCAGGAAAAAGAACGTTCTAATCTCGCTGCAGAATTGCATGATAATATCAACCAGATATTAGGCGCATCAAGATTATACATTGATACAGCGATCAATAATGAAGAAGTAAGATTGAATTTAATAAAGGAAAGCAAATTGTTCCTTGATAATGCCATGGAAGAGATCCGGTATTTATCAAGAACTTTATTGCCACCTCGTTTGTCTCAAACCAGTTTAGTGGAAGCATTGAATGATATGATCAAAAATATCAAGATGGTTGACAAGCTGGAGATCATTACCGATTGGGAGCATTTAGATGAAAGTGCTATGTGTGAACAAATGAAACTCTCTATCTTCAGGATCATACAAGAACAATTGAATAATATATTCAAACATGCACAGGCTACTACCGTAATCATAGAGATAACCCAGCATGACGGATTGCAATTAAGTATTAAAGACAATGGAATAGGATTTAATACTTCTGAAAAAAGAAATGGTATCGGTCTGCAGAATATAATAAGCAGAACCAACCTGTTTAATGGAGAAGTGGTGATAAACTCGGCGCCCGGCGAAGGTTGTGAGCTGCTGATATCATTTAACCGCCAGGTGGAAAATGTTCCGAAAAAAATCGCAAGCTAA
- a CDS encoding low affinity iron permease family protein — MKKKKDKHFFTKFSAAVTKATGSPIVFLIAFLIIVVWCITGPFFHFSDTWQLIINTSTTIITFLMVFVIQQSQNRDTLALQLKLNELIAANKDTSNRLIDIEDLSDQELAVLKKFYVKLAKLAAKDNDLFSTHSIDEATEKHNVKHDLANDSKKQSLKNKTHEKE, encoded by the coding sequence ATGAAAAAGAAAAAGGACAAGCATTTCTTTACTAAATTCTCTGCTGCAGTTACCAAAGCTACAGGAAGCCCTATAGTTTTTTTAATAGCGTTCCTTATCATTGTTGTCTGGTGTATTACTGGTCCTTTTTTTCATTTTTCTGATACCTGGCAATTGATCATTAATACCAGCACTACTATTATCACTTTTTTAATGGTGTTTGTAATTCAGCAATCGCAAAACCGCGATACGTTGGCGTTACAATTAAAACTGAACGAATTGATAGCAGCCAATAAAGATACCAGCAACCGGCTTATTGATATTGAGGATCTGAGCGACCAGGAGCTGGCAGTTTTAAAAAAATTCTATGTTAAGCTGGCAAAGCTGGCAGCCAAGGATAACGATCTTTTCTCTACACATTCTATTGATGAAGCTACCGAAAAGCATAATGTAAAACATGATCTGGCAAATGATTCAAAAAAACAATCACTTAAAAATAAGACACATGAAAAAGAATAA
- a CDS encoding phosphatidate cytidylyltransferase has translation MKKNNQISLSALFFLITLLNSCRVVGDIFKAGVWVGVILIIVVIAIVVFIVSRI, from the coding sequence ATGAAAAAGAATAATCAAATAAGTTTATCAGCATTATTTTTTCTGATCACTTTATTAAACAGTTGCAGAGTTGTAGGAGATATATTTAAAGCGGGCGTTTGGGTAGGAGTGATATTGATAATAGTAGTGATCGCCATTGTTGTATTTATTGTTTCCAGGATATAA
- a CDS encoding Dps family protein, giving the protein MKPNIGIPEKNLKEVTHILSAVLSDAVTLYTKTRKFHWNVKGESFMEFHKLFEGQYKQLEEAIDEIAERINKLGSATIGTMKEFASLTSLKESPGKYPSSIDMVKELLHDHESVIVALRKAVDQCDKLKDAGTTDFLTSLMENHETIAWTLRRYFN; this is encoded by the coding sequence ATGAAGCCTAATATCGGAATACCGGAAAAAAATCTCAAAGAAGTAACACATATATTATCGGCTGTTCTATCAGACGCAGTTACGTTATACACAAAAACAAGAAAGTTCCATTGGAATGTAAAAGGAGAAAGCTTTATGGAATTTCATAAGCTTTTTGAAGGTCAATACAAGCAGTTAGAAGAAGCGATCGATGAAATTGCAGAACGCATCAATAAATTAGGTTCTGCTACAATAGGTACTATGAAAGAATTTGCTTCGCTAACCAGCCTTAAAGAATCTCCGGGAAAATATCCATCCTCGATAGACATGGTAAAGGAATTACTGCATGATCATGAATCGGTAATTGTTGCATTGAGAAAAGCAGTAGATCAATGCGATAAATTAAAGGATGCAGGTACTACGGACTTTTTAACCTCGTTGATGGAAAATCATGAGACCATTGCGTGGACCTTAAGAAGGTATTTTAATTGA
- a CDS encoding response regulator: MKQALIIDDEIDICYLLSSILKNKSISAKYVNTLSEASEALQGNAPDFVFLDNHLPDGTGLNYISHIKKHSPDSKIIMITAYDNNVDRNKAAELGVDRFISKPFTIDTIYQTVEQLRETDN; encoded by the coding sequence ATGAAGCAAGCCTTAATAATAGACGATGAGATAGATATATGCTATTTATTGAGCAGCATACTCAAGAACAAAAGCATTTCAGCTAAATATGTTAACACGTTGTCGGAAGCTTCTGAAGCACTGCAAGGCAATGCGCCCGATTTTGTTTTTTTAGATAATCACCTGCCCGATGGAACCGGCCTTAATTACATCAGTCATATAAAAAAACACTCTCCCGATTCAAAAATAATTATGATAACGGCTTATGACAATAATGTTGACAGGAATAAAGCAGCGGAATTAGGGGTAGACCGTTTTATCAGTAAACCATTTACTATTGACACCATTTATCAGACGGTTGAACAATTGCGGGAGACAGACAACTGA
- a CDS encoding sigma-54-dependent transcriptional regulator: MKKTILVIDDDVDMCFLLNRFLSKNGYEVEIAHSAQSGLEKFKEKKFDIVLCDFRLGDKKTGKDVLLEVKGMSPETIVIIITGYSDIKIAIDVIKMGAYDYIAKPLIPDEVLNVINSAILKSEGNEQGTTKAGSSAQKIKRSSAGNGEYMVGNAPITRELYKQAEIVAPTNFSVILYGESGTGKEVIAKTIHEKSNRSSKPFVAMDCGTLSKELSGSELFGHMKGSFTGALADKAGHFELANGGTLFLDEVANLSAEIQASLLRVIQERKVKRIGGTKEIDVDVRIIVASNENLQEAYRKGKFREDLYHRFNEFSINIPPLRKRKEDIPSFAEFFLNKTKTELNKEVDGFEDGVIKMFVNYSWPGNLREFKNVIRRSVLLATSEKVTADSLPWEITSAQETNSIVAEPQPSGSLIKPAVKETLDLKDAASKAEYEAIMSVLKDVNFNKTKAAEILKIDRKTLYNKIKGYEESQHF, translated from the coding sequence ATGAAGAAAACAATTCTCGTAATAGATGATGATGTTGATATGTGCTTTTTGCTAAACAGGTTTCTGAGCAAAAATGGTTACGAAGTAGAGATCGCTCATTCAGCACAAAGCGGACTGGAAAAATTTAAGGAGAAAAAATTTGATATTGTTTTGTGCGATTTCAGATTGGGCGATAAGAAAACGGGAAAGGATGTATTGCTGGAAGTAAAAGGCATGTCTCCCGAAACCATCGTGATCATTATCACCGGCTATTCAGATATTAAAATAGCGATCGATGTAATTAAGATGGGAGCTTATGATTATATCGCTAAACCATTAATACCTGATGAAGTACTGAATGTTATAAACAGCGCCATTTTAAAATCAGAAGGAAACGAACAAGGAACCACTAAAGCCGGAAGCAGCGCACAAAAGATCAAGAGGTCTTCAGCAGGTAATGGAGAGTATATGGTGGGCAATGCCCCGATAACAAGAGAGTTATACAAACAGGCAGAAATAGTGGCGCCTACTAATTTTAGTGTGATCTTATACGGCGAAAGCGGTACAGGTAAAGAGGTAATTGCAAAAACCATTCATGAGAAAAGCAACCGTAGCAGTAAGCCTTTTGTAGCAATGGATTGTGGTACGCTTTCAAAAGAATTATCCGGTAGTGAACTATTTGGGCATATGAAAGGCTCTTTTACCGGGGCTTTAGCTGATAAAGCGGGTCACTTTGAATTAGCAAATGGTGGAACTTTGTTTTTAGACGAAGTGGCAAATTTATCTGCAGAGATTCAGGCTTCTTTATTAAGAGTTATACAGGAACGTAAAGTAAAACGTATTGGCGGTACAAAAGAAATTGATGTAGATGTTCGTATCATAGTAGCTTCCAATGAGAACCTGCAGGAAGCTTACCGAAAAGGAAAATTCAGAGAAGACCTCTATCATCGGTTCAACGAGTTTTCTATAAACATTCCACCTCTGCGTAAACGCAAAGAAGATATCCCCTCATTTGCAGAATTCTTTTTAAACAAAACAAAAACAGAATTGAATAAAGAGGTAGATGGTTTTGAAGATGGCGTTATAAAGATGTTTGTAAACTATTCATGGCCGGGAAATTTAAGAGAATTTAAAAATGTGATCAGAAGATCAGTGCTGTTGGCAACGAGTGAAAAAGTAACCGCCGATAGCCTTCCATGGGAAATAACAAGCGCACAGGAAACAAATAGTATTGTTGCAGAACCGCAACCTTCGGGAAGTTTGATAAAGCCGGCAGTAAAAGAAACATTGGATCTAAAAGATGCGGCATCCAAAGCAGAATATGAAGCTATTATGTCTGTATTAAAGGACGTAAATTTTAATAAAACAAAAGCTGCTGAAATTTTAAAAATAGACAGAAAGACCTTGTACAATAAAATAAAAGGTTACGAAGAGTCGCAGCATTTTTAA
- a CDS encoding DUF4256 domain-containing protein, with product MGKNNKKELSASLNKELIGILKSRFEKNMSRHKGIDWKDVQSRLENNPGKLWSLNEMEITGGEPDVVDVDKKTGEYIFYDCAAESPKERRSICYDHEALEKRKEHKPTNSAINMASEMGIEILNEEQYRALQKLGSFDTKTSSWILTTPEVRKLGGALFCDRRYNTIFLYHNGADSYYAARGFRGSLRV from the coding sequence ATGGGTAAGAACAATAAGAAAGAATTATCAGCTTCATTAAACAAAGAATTGATTGGCATTTTGAAGAGTCGCTTTGAAAAGAACATGAGCCGGCATAAAGGAATTGATTGGAAAGATGTGCAATCAAGATTGGAAAACAATCCCGGCAAATTATGGTCGTTGAATGAAATGGAAATAACAGGCGGCGAGCCGGATGTTGTTGATGTTGATAAAAAGACGGGTGAATATATTTTTTATGATTGTGCTGCAGAGAGCCCTAAAGAACGCAGAAGCATTTGTTACGATCACGAAGCCTTGGAAAAAAGAAAAGAACACAAGCCTACAAACAGTGCTATCAACATGGCAAGCGAAATGGGTATTGAAATTTTAAATGAAGAACAATATCGTGCATTGCAAAAGTTGGGAAGTTTTGATACCAAAACATCCAGTTGGATATTAACTACGCCGGAAGTTAGAAAATTAGGCGGCGCCCTTTTTTGCGACCGACGTTACAACACTATATTTCTTTATCATAATGGAGCAGATTCCTATTATGCAGCAAGAGGATTTCGTGGTTCTTTAAGAGTTTAA
- a CDS encoding YdeI/OmpD-associated family protein, giving the protein MNPKVDFFFDKTTKWQEEFELLRKIISDCGLNEELKWGQPCYTLNKANIVLIHGFKEYCALLFFKGALLKDSKKILIQQTENVQSARQVRFTNAKEIAKLAKTLKAYIYEAIEVEKAGLKITLKKTADYPVPEEFKKQLNKNGKLKTAFDALTPGRQRAYLFYFSQAKQSATREARIEKCIPAILKGKGLND; this is encoded by the coding sequence ATGAATCCTAAAGTTGATTTCTTTTTTGATAAAACAACAAAATGGCAAGAAGAATTTGAATTATTAAGAAAGATCATATCGGATTGCGGATTGAATGAAGAATTGAAATGGGGCCAACCTTGTTATACGTTGAATAAAGCAAACATTGTTTTAATACATGGCTTTAAAGAATATTGTGCATTGCTGTTTTTCAAAGGCGCCTTATTAAAAGACAGTAAGAAGATCTTAATTCAACAAACAGAAAATGTGCAATCTGCACGACAGGTACGTTTTACTAATGCCAAGGAAATTGCGAAGCTGGCAAAAACGTTGAAAGCTTATATTTATGAAGCAATAGAAGTGGAAAAAGCAGGATTGAAAATAACGTTAAAAAAGACTGCAGACTATCCTGTTCCCGAAGAATTTAAAAAACAATTAAATAAAAACGGTAAGTTGAAAACTGCTTTTGATGCATTAACTCCCGGAAGACAACGGGCATATCTCTTTTATTTTTCGCAGGCAAAACAATCTGCCACCCGTGAAGCAAGAATTGAAAAATGTATTCCTGCTATTTTAAAAGGGAAAGGCTTAAACGATTAA
- a CDS encoding DoxX family protein yields MAKRNKIIYWIATLWLSLGMTSTGIVQFIKYPDEVKLFNHLGYPAYLMTIIAVWKFLGVIAVLVPKFPLLKEWAYAGFFFCMSGALISHIITSDGGKEFFGPILLIVLTIVSWYFRPADRKLTS; encoded by the coding sequence ATGGCAAAAAGAAATAAGATCATCTACTGGATCGCTACACTCTGGCTTTCTTTAGGAATGACATCTACCGGCATTGTCCAATTTATAAAATACCCGGACGAAGTAAAGTTGTTTAACCATTTAGGTTACCCGGCATACCTAATGACCATTATTGCTGTTTGGAAATTTTTGGGAGTGATCGCAGTGCTTGTTCCAAAATTTCCTTTATTAAAAGAATGGGCATACGCCGGCTTTTTCTTTTGCATGTCCGGGGCTTTGATTTCTCACATAATAACTAGTGATGGCGGTAAAGAATTTTTTGGCCCGATATTATTGATTGTTCTTACTATTGTATCCTGGTATTTTAGACCGGCAGATAGAAAGTTAACTTCATAA
- a CDS encoding SRPBCC family protein, whose protein sequence is MEQKTKINAEDGKQDLMITREFDLPVELLFKAFAEAEFVEQWMGTNVLKLESKKHGSYQFETTDPRGNKHNFNGVIHEFVPDQKIIRTFEMENTPLDVQLEFYEFEKLMDDTSRLNIHILYRSLELRNEVLKLPFAQGINMAHNRIQDILQKLK, encoded by the coding sequence ATGGAACAAAAAACCAAAATAAATGCTGAAGATGGCAAGCAGGACTTAATGATAACAAGAGAATTTGATCTGCCGGTAGAATTATTATTCAAAGCTTTTGCAGAAGCGGAATTTGTAGAACAATGGATGGGAACAAACGTGCTGAAGCTGGAAAGTAAAAAGCATGGCTCCTATCAATTTGAAACAACCGACCCCAGAGGCAATAAACATAATTTTAACGGAGTGATACATGAGTTTGTGCCCGATCAAAAGATCATCCGAACATTTGAAATGGAGAACACTCCTCTTGATGTTCAGTTGGAATTCTATGAGTTTGAAAAATTAATGGATGACACCAGTCGATTGAATATACACATACTATATAGATCTCTCGAATTAAGAAACGAGGTATTAAAACTACCTTTTGCACAAGGCATCAATATGGCGCATAACAGGATACAAGACATCTTACAAAAACTAAAATAA
- a CDS encoding ArsR/SmtB family transcription factor, with the protein MNLRRDVFQAIADPTRRAILLLVATQSMTAGTIAANFDTARPTVSKHLQILTECELLEQEPNGREMLYHINAKKMKEIAEFIEPFRKMWDDRFNKLESIMKKQQSAKTK; encoded by the coding sequence ATGAATTTACGACGAGATGTATTCCAGGCAATCGCCGATCCGACAAGAAGAGCCATCCTTCTTTTAGTGGCTACGCAATCAATGACAGCAGGTACAATAGCCGCCAACTTTGATACAGCCCGGCCTACCGTTTCCAAACACTTACAAATATTAACCGAATGCGAACTGCTGGAACAAGAGCCAAACGGCAGAGAAATGCTTTATCACATCAATGCAAAAAAAATGAAAGAGATAGCCGAATTTATTGAGCCCTTCCGCAAAATGTGGGACGACCGTTTTAATAAACTGGAAAGCATCATGAAAAAACAACAATCAGCTAAAACAAAATAA
- a CDS encoding ferritin-like domain-containing protein: MKLNHPELVDLMQRAYSAEKAAAFAYIGHAGSVKNKEAKKAIKQIEIDEWNHRKEVLELMKQYDVPVSKWYEVKFYIIGKTIAFSCYVIGWFMPFYFAGRLESGNVCEYFRMKQFFNSLGITEHDRVLYDMGIKEKEHEVYFLEQIKTNKLLPFFEKYFSWGTKESFNNIDLDKKYPVEDSGDYCKK; the protein is encoded by the coding sequence GTGAAACTTAACCATCCCGAATTAGTTGACCTGATGCAAAGGGCTTATTCTGCTGAAAAGGCAGCAGCATTTGCATATATCGGGCATGCCGGTTCGGTAAAAAATAAAGAAGCAAAGAAAGCCATTAAGCAAATTGAGATAGACGAATGGAATCACCGCAAAGAAGTTCTGGAGTTAATGAAACAATATGATGTGCCTGTTTCAAAATGGTACGAAGTGAAATTTTACATCATCGGTAAAACCATTGCTTTTAGCTGTTATGTTATTGGCTGGTTCATGCCTTTTTATTTTGCCGGAAGATTGGAAAGCGGAAATGTTTGTGAATACTTCAGAATGAAACAATTTTTCAATTCGCTTGGCATAACTGAACACGACCGGGTTTTATACGATATGGGGATTAAAGAAAAAGAACATGAAGTCTATTTCCTGGAGCAGATAAAAACCAATAAGCTTCTTCCCTTTTTTGAAAAATATTTTTCATGGGGAACTAAAGAAAGTTTTAACAATATTGACCTTGATAAAAAATACCCGGTGGAAGATTCAGGAGATTATTGTAAAAAATAA
- a CDS encoding M50 family metallopeptidase gives MGLFTLTTLLTLVIAIFFVTLLHELGHAIPALIFTKKPVEIYLGSYGDKKQSISLTIGRLSIWLRYIPLKWRGGLCIAETKNLSTFQQIIYILGGPLFSLIIAVLFCWWAFYEDQHGAIKLICLFIAVVSLISFISNLIPHRIKGVDRALSSDGHKLSLLLKKRRLRSELAEAAECYDRKEYEKAGTLFESFIDKRFEDAAVYRYAIAAFINCKNYKKAYDISKQFEGIYKLVSDDYYTIGLTCLYLKLEEERVNYFKRSLELNPDNAYTLNAMGYVLNTQNKFDEAILFFDRSIAIQPEFSHALNNRGHAKLEKGQLEEGLKDIQHSLTLDKENSYTYRNLGIYHLLKGEKETALQYFYQSKELDKDTELIEELIAKAS, from the coding sequence GTGGGATTATTCACTTTAACCACCCTTCTTACTTTAGTAATCGCAATTTTTTTTGTTACACTTCTTCATGAATTAGGGCATGCCATTCCTGCATTGATCTTTACTAAAAAACCTGTTGAGATATACCTGGGTTCTTACGGAGATAAAAAACAAAGTATTAGTTTAACCATAGGAAGATTAAGTATCTGGCTAAGATACATTCCTCTAAAATGGAGAGGCGGCCTTTGCATTGCAGAAACCAAAAACCTTTCTACTTTTCAACAAATCATTTATATTTTAGGCGGTCCTTTATTTTCATTAATCATTGCTGTATTGTTTTGTTGGTGGGCTTTTTATGAGGACCAACATGGAGCAATAAAGCTTATCTGTTTATTTATAGCAGTTGTTTCATTAATAAGCTTTATTTCAAATCTCATTCCCCATCGTATCAAAGGCGTTGATAGAGCTCTTTCCAGTGATGGACATAAATTATCTTTATTACTAAAGAAAAGGAGACTAAGGTCAGAATTGGCAGAAGCCGCCGAATGTTATGACCGAAAGGAATATGAAAAAGCAGGAACACTGTTTGAATCGTTTATTGACAAAAGATTTGAAGATGCGGCTGTTTATCGTTATGCCATAGCTGCATTTATAAATTGTAAAAATTATAAAAAAGCATATGACATTTCAAAACAGTTTGAAGGCATATACAAATTAGTTTCAGATGACTACTATACTATAGGATTGACCTGTTTGTATCTAAAACTGGAAGAAGAAAGAGTCAACTATTTTAAAAGATCACTTGAATTAAATCCGGACAATGCATATACTTTAAATGCTATGGGATATGTTTTAAACACCCAAAACAAATTTGATGAAGCTATTTTGTTTTTTGATAGATCAATAGCTATTCAGCCTGAGTTTTCACATGCATTAAATAATAGAGGACATGCTAAACTGGAAAAAGGTCAACTGGAAGAAGGATTAAAAGATATTCAACATTCATTGACATTGGATAAGGAAAACTCTTACACTTACAGAAATTTAGGAATTTATCATTTATTGAAAGGAGAAAAAGAAACTGCTCTACAATATTTCTATCAATCGAAAGAATTAGATAAAGACACTGAGCTAATAGAGGAATTGATCGCCAAAGCAAGCTGA
- the accD gene encoding acetyl-CoA carboxylase, carboxyltransferase subunit beta, giving the protein MRKERDEDFDANLAGEDGDTEETKRRWFKRIKKGILTATKDKADAPEGLWTKCPTCKYTCTVTELRENKFVCPKDGYHHRIGSGEYFEILFDENEYTELFTNVISKDFLGFVDLKPYGKRLEETYAKTNLHDSISVAHGKINSHDLVVACMDFEFIGGSLGSVMGEKISRACDYCMEHKIPFMIINKSGGARMMESAFSLMQLAKTSGKLSQLSDAKIPYISLCTDPTFGGTTASFAMLGDIICGEPGALIGFAGPRVIKETIKKDLPEGFQRSEFLLEHGFLDFIINRKELKDKLTDLLVMFKN; this is encoded by the coding sequence ATGAGAAAGGAAAGAGACGAAGATTTTGACGCCAATCTTGCCGGCGAAGATGGAGATACTGAAGAAACGAAAAGGCGATGGTTCAAGCGTATAAAAAAAGGTATTCTTACTGCTACAAAAGATAAAGCAGATGCCCCGGAAGGATTGTGGACCAAATGCCCTACCTGTAAATACACCTGCACAGTTACCGAATTAAGAGAGAATAAATTTGTTTGCCCTAAAGATGGTTATCATCATCGCATTGGCAGTGGAGAATATTTTGAGATATTGTTTGATGAAAATGAATACACAGAATTATTCACCAACGTTATTTCAAAAGACTTCTTAGGCTTCGTAGATCTGAAGCCTTATGGTAAACGTTTGGAAGAAACTTATGCTAAAACCAATTTGCACGATTCTATTTCTGTTGCACACGGTAAAATAAATTCACACGACCTTGTAGTTGCCTGCATGGATTTTGAATTCATTGGCGGCAGCTTAGGAAGCGTGATGGGCGAAAAGATCAGTCGTGCCTGCGATTATTGTATGGAGCATAAAATTCCTTTTATGATCATCAATAAAAGTGGTGGTGCAAGAATGATGGAGAGCGCTTTCTCTTTAATGCAATTGGCAAAAACCTCGGGTAAGTTGTCTCAACTGTCCGATGCTAAAATTCCTTATATCTCTCTTTGTACTGATCCTACTTTCGGCGGAACAACAGCCTCCTTCGCTATGTTAGGCGATATTATCTGCGGCGAACCCGGTGCTCTTATTGGTTTTGCGGGTCCACGTGTAATTAAAGAGACCATTAAAAAAGATCTGCCGGAAGGTTTTCAGCGCAGTGAATTTTTATTGGAACATGGCTTCCTGGATTTTATCATCAACCGTAAAGAATTAAAAGATAAGTTGACGGACCTGCTGGTGATGTTCAAGAATTGA